One part of the Phragmites australis chromosome 3, lpPhrAust1.1, whole genome shotgun sequence genome encodes these proteins:
- the LOC133911691 gene encoding uncharacterized protein LOC133911691 isoform X2, translated as MENANERGQEAAGANGWMTVPAFGDWDTKNGALPDYSMDFSKIREMRKQNKKELSRASLGGDDDLPPAQGSNTAQAKAQPKFGRPAEDHRRPLHARDHSPTGGKKFLSYFQCCIKA; from the exons ATGGAGAACGCTAACGAG CGGGGCCAGGAGGCGGCGGGCGCGAACGGGTGGATGACGGTGCCGGCGTTCGGGGACTGGGACACGAAGAACGGCGCGCTGCCGGATTACTCCATGGACTTCTCCAAGATCCGCGAGATGCGCAAGCAGAACAAGAAGGAGCTCTCCCGCGCCAgcctcggcggcgacgacgacctCCCCCCGGCCCAGGGGAGCAACACCGCGCAGGCCAAGGCCCAGCCCAAGTTCGGCCGCCCGGCTGAAGACCACCGCCGGCCGCTCCACGCCCGCGACCACTCGCCAACC GGAGGGAAGAAGTTTCTGAGTTACTTCCAGTGCTGTATCAAGGCCTGA
- the LOC133911691 gene encoding uncharacterized protein LOC133911691 isoform X1, protein MENANEQRGQEAAGANGWMTVPAFGDWDTKNGALPDYSMDFSKIREMRKQNKKELSRASLGGDDDLPPAQGSNTAQAKAQPKFGRPAEDHRRPLHARDHSPTGGKKFLSYFQCCIKA, encoded by the exons ATGGAGAACGCTAACGAG CAGCGGGGCCAGGAGGCGGCGGGCGCGAACGGGTGGATGACGGTGCCGGCGTTCGGGGACTGGGACACGAAGAACGGCGCGCTGCCGGATTACTCCATGGACTTCTCCAAGATCCGCGAGATGCGCAAGCAGAACAAGAAGGAGCTCTCCCGCGCCAgcctcggcggcgacgacgacctCCCCCCGGCCCAGGGGAGCAACACCGCGCAGGCCAAGGCCCAGCCCAAGTTCGGCCGCCCGGCTGAAGACCACCGCCGGCCGCTCCACGCCCGCGACCACTCGCCAACC GGAGGGAAGAAGTTTCTGAGTTACTTCCAGTGCTGTATCAAGGCCTGA
- the LOC133910444 gene encoding large ribosomal subunit protein uL4z-like produces MYSPHLTPYRLGTNVTLHYIRNQQSQAGTTSTLASLHRDHFRAPLVISDSVESIEKTSQALKILKHIDADSNVEKAKDSVAICPDKGKMCNRRYINCKGPLIVYGTKGSKIVKAFRNLLGVDVANVECLNLLNLTPGGHLWHFVIWTESAFKKLEEVYESFDAPSQKKKGFVLLRPKMANADLGRIVNSDEVQYVVKPLNKEVKRREKRKNPLKNMVIVLKLNPYLSTTRKMAILAEAAHVKARKEKLDSKRTKLSMEVDKVKAAGKAWYKTMISDSDYTEFENFSK; encoded by the exons ATGTACTCTCCACACTTAACTCCTTACAGGCTAGGGACCAACGTCACCCTCCACTATATAAGAAATCAACAAA GTCAAGCAGGCACTACATCAACCTTGGCATCACTGCATCGAGACCATTTCCGAGCTCCCCTTGTCATCTCCGACTCAGTGGAGTCTATTGAGAAAACCTCTCAGGCGCTCAAGATCCTCAAGCACATCGACGCCGACTCTAACGTCGAGAAGGCGAAGGACTCTGTTGCCATCTGCCCTGACAAGGGTAAGATGTGCAACCGCCGCTACATCAACTGTAAGGGCCCGCTCATTGTCTATGGCACCAAGGGCTCCAAGATCGTCAAGGCCTTCCGCAACCTCCTCGGTGTGGATGTTGCCAACGTCGAGTGCCTTAACCTGCTCAACCTCACCCCTGGTGGCCACCTCTGGCACTTTGTGATTTGGACCGAGAGCGCGTtcaagaagcttgaagaggtgtATGAATCCTTTGATGCGCCTTCGCAGAAGAAGAAGGGCTTCGTGCTACTGAGGCCCAAGATGGCCAACGCTGACCTGGGTAGGATCGTCAACTCTGATGAGGTGCAATATGTGGTGAAGCCACTCAACAAGGAAGTGAAGCGcagggagaagaggaagaacccGCTCAAGAACATGGTTATCGTGCTCAAGCTCAACCCCTACCTCAGCACTACCCGCAAGATGGCCATCCTTGCTGAGGCTGCTCACGTCAAGGCCAGGAAGGAGAAGCTTGACTCCAAGAGGACCAAGCTCAGCATG GAGGTTGACAAGGTCAAGGCTGCTGGAAAGGCATGGTACAAGACCATGATCTCAGACAGCGACTACACTGAGTTTGAAAACTTCTCAAAGTAG
- the LOC133911693 gene encoding uncharacterized protein LOC133911693 has protein sequence MSSNPLVPKAEEDSAATRKPLPRRRGGQETELGDVRLAIAMAGCCVFLRWPSTSPSRIGYRSLDDEADDSAAGPSPATVTVVVGKERRVFTVDQLVLDSYPFRVLLETIARKEERRGRPIFVDVDAILFEHILWLACDGRSVSQLLQLDLKEIIEFYSQDA, from the coding sequence ATGTCTTCCAATCCTTTAGTCCCAAAGGCTGAAGAAGATTCGGCTGCCACACGGAAGCCCCTCCCGAGACGCAGAGGAGGCCAAGAAACAGAGCTAGGAGACGTCCGCCTCGCCATCGCCATGGCTGGCTGTTGCGTCTTCCTCCGGTGGCCGTCGACCTCGCCCTCCCGCATCGGCTACCGCTCCCTCGACGACGAGGCCGACGATTCCGCTGCCGGCCCGTCTCCGGCGACGGTGACGGTCGTCGTCGGGAAGGAGCGGCGGGTGTTCACGGTGGACCAGCTCGTGCTCGACTCCTACCCGTTCCGGGTGCTCCTGGAGACGATCGCGAGGAAGGAGGAGCGGAGGGGCAGACCcatcttcgtcgacgtcgacgccATCCTGTTCGAGCACATCCTCTGGCTCGCCTGCGACGGCCGGTCCGTCTCGCAGCTCCTGCAGCTCGACCTCAAGGAGATCATCGAGTTCTACTCCCAGGACGCGTGA